The Streptomyces sp. NBC_00576 genome contains the following window.
CACATCATCACTCTCGCGGAACCGTTATACCGCGCTCAGGCTGCGGTCTACGAGTCCGCCGGACGTCCGATGCGGACGGCGGAACGAAGACAGGACGGCGCCCTGCTCAATTTCCTCGGCTCACACATGCGGAAGATCAACCCGCATGTCCTCGAGGAGCATTTCCTGGCGGAGACCGCGCGCATCCACGCAGTCTGCGAAGGCAGCACCCGGCGTCAGGTGGTCATCTGCTCCGACGCCCGGCCCGCCGACCTCCGCTACCTGCGCCAAGGGGGCTTCCATCCCGTGGTGATCACCGTCGACGAAGAGGTGGCCTCCAAGCGAAAGGAAGCGCGGGGCGACCTGACGCTCGGCGACGCCCGGCATTCGACGGAGAACGGGGTGGAGCGGATACACCCGAGCACCCTGGTGGACAACAGCGGCACACTCCAGCACTTCGCCGCCGCCGTCACCGCACTGCTGGATTCTGTGGCCAGGTGATACTGACCGGGCGCCAGATCGAAGCGGCCGTCGATGCCGCGGAGATCGTCATTCACCCTTTCGACCCCAGTCGCATGAACCCGAACAGTTACAACTACACGCTCGGCAGGCAGCTCAAATTCACAGAAGGTGACCTTGATGCCCGCCGTGAGGTGACCTGGCACTCGATCACCATCGGGTACGAGGGTTATCTCCTCGTGCCAGGCCAGCTCTACCTCGCCAGTACGGCTGAGGTGATTGGCAGTGACACGTACGTGACCAGTCTGATCGGTCGGTCGTCGCTCGGCCGGCTCGGGCTCTTCGTCCAAGTGACCGCCGACCTCGGACATCAAGGAGCGGTCCACTGCTGGACCCTGGAACTCACCGTTGTCCAACCATTGCGAGTCGTGCCCGGCATGCCACTGGGGCAAGTCAGTTTCTGGACGACAACGGGATCCGTCACCGCCTACGAAGGTATGTACGGGCAGACCTCATCACCGACGCCTTTCTGGCCACAGAGCCTCGCCTGAGAGGGCGGACTCCTCTGGGAGAGCGAGCGCACTGTGATATTGACCGGCAAAGAGATTATCCGGCAGCATCGCCTGCAGCGGATTGAAATAGAGCCGTTCGACCCCGAACAGGTCAACCCGAACAGCTACGACTTCCGGCTCGGTACGGAAATACTGACCTACCGGAACAAGGAGCTGGACGTCCAGGTCCAACAGCCCACCGTGCGCACACAGCTGACCGACACGGGTCTCGTCCTGCAGCCGGACCGTGTGTACCTCGGCTCCACCATGGAGAAGATGGGCAGCGACCACTATGTGCCCATCATCAGGGGCAAGTCGTCACTCGGCAGGCTCGGCCTCTTCGTGAACATCACAGCCGATCTGATCGACATCGGCTCGCACAACAACTGGACGCTGCAGTTCCACGCGGTGCAGCCGGTCCGGATCTACCCGGGAATGCGCATCGGCCAAGTCACCTTCTGGGTCCCGGTCGGCACCATCAAACTGTATGCGGGCAAGTACCAGGGATCCGTGGGACCGCGTCCGTCCGAAGCCTTCCGCGATTTCTGAGGCACCCGGCTCCACGGAACCGAGCCGGTCCGCCTCCGGCGGACCTGAGTCATCTGCGCCCACGTGCTGGGCCGTGCAGGCGAGTTGACTCGTACGCATGCCGGATGACCACCTCACCCTCGCGCCCCTCACTCCTGGGCGGAACCAGTGATCTCCACGCTCGTCACCCTCCCCACGGCGTGCTTCGCCCTGCTCTACGGCGGCCTGTCCCGCGGCGTCACGGGGGCAGGAACCGCTCTGGAACGCCAGGGCCGCCACAAGTCCGAAGCGGGTCCACTCGGCTGCCTGCGCCGGGACCGACGGTGGGTATTTGTGCGGGTGAATTTTCGAGGTTCGGCGGTGTGGTGAGCGCGTGCTTCCTAGCGTAGGCATCGGTCGGTACGGGCGGTGGAGGTGAGCGGGCGGTGAGTGAACGGGTGCGGGAGCCGGACGAAACCAGGGCTGCGGACGTGGGCTCGGACGTCGAGACGGAGGCGACGGGATCGCCGGAACCAGGCTCGGGCATCCTCCGGGTCTTCGGACGCCAGCTGAAACGGTTCCGGCTGCGGGCGGGCCTGGAACGCGCCGAGTTCGGGGCGCGGACGGGCTACTCGGCGTCCACGATCGCGGCGTTCGAACAGGGGAGGCGAGTGCCGCCGCCTCGGTTCATCGACGTGGCGGATGAGGTGCTGGACGCGGGCTGCGTCTTGCAGGAGATGAAGGAGGAGGTCGCGAAGGCGCAGTTCCCGGCGTTCTTTCGGGATGCGGCTCGGTTGGAGGCGGAGGCGGTTGAACTGCACGCCTACGACACGCACGTCGTCAAAGGCCTCTTGCAGACCGAGGAGTACACACGAGCCCTCCTGCGCATGAGGAGGCCGCTCCTGACCGAAGAGATCATCGAGCAACGAGTGGCGGCTCGGCTGGCACGACAAGAAGTGTTCGCCAGAGTTGACAGACCGCTGTTCAGCTTCGTGATGGAGGAGTCCGTGCTTTTGCGCCGACTCGGCGGTCCAGATGTCATGCGGGGACAGTTGGAACAGATTCTCCTCACCGGCCAGCAGCGCAACGTCGAGGTTCAGATCATGCCGTTGGACCGAGAGGACAATGCGGGCGTCGACGGAGGCTTCACGCTCTACATGCGTAAGGGCGGGGAACAGGTGGGCTACTTGGAGACCCAGGGACGAAGCACGCTGGTCACCGACCGAGAAGAGGTGCGCGTGCTGTCGGCGCGCTATGGGATTATCCGAGCGCAAGCACTCGCTCCCCGTGAGTCGTTGTCCTACATCGAGAAGCTGTTGGGAGAACCATGACGCCCCGAACCAAGAACACGGCTGACTCGTCTCTGACCTGGTTCAAGAGCAGTTACAGCGGGGCTGAGGGCGGTGATTGTGTCGAGGCGGCTACTTCCCCGCAAACGATCCATGTGCGGGACTCCAAGGACACTGCCCGTCCCGGTCTGACTGTTGGCACGGACGCGTGGACGATGTTCGTCGGGTACACGATCCGCGCGCTCGACTGAGTCGCATGGCTCCGCAATGAACTGCTCATCTGCGTCGGGGACTTGGGGCAGACGCGGCGGACCACTGGCCGAGTTCGTGGACGAAGTCCGTGTAGGAGAGGTTGGTTCCGGTCGGGCCCGAGGCCAGCAGGCCTAGCGACCGGGCCTGCTCGGCGACCTTGGGCCCGTCGCTCTCCCGGAAGGCTGCGGAAACGAGCCTGCGCTTGAGCTCTTCCTTGGGGCTCTTGATGGATCCAGTGTCGCGACCCCGGAGCTGCGCGGGAACCTTCCAGTTGGGCCGGACGGCCGGAAAGGCGTCCGGGAAGAGTAAGAGCCACGCTTCCGACTCCCAAGCGGCAAGCGCCAGGGCCGAGTTGCAGGGGCTCTCACGGGCGAGGGCTCCGGCGACGTTCGCGCGGATACGGCTGTACGTGGCATCCGTGTAGCCGTCCAGGTCCTCGTGGATCACCAGGCCGACCAGCGGGCCCTTCGCCCGGAGTGCCCGACCCTTTGCCTTGCCGATGATCGTGCGGATGCGGGCGGCGAGTTCGGGACCGGTGGCTGTCTTGAGCCTGGTCTTGTCACTGATCTCGACGAGCCGGGCGTTGCCGAGGTCCGCGTGGTGCTGCTTGACGACCTCGGCGACGATCCGGCAGTCGTTGGAGTCCTCGCCGGCGAGCACGATGACACCGCGCTCTTGCTGCCCTCTGTTCCCGGCCACTACAGCTCGTCTCCCGTCAGGTCGCCTCCGAGTACCCCCGAGAACCACAACTCGCCGAGTGGCAGGTCTCCGCTCTCCTCGACGATCGCGCGTACGTCGCTCGTGGTGATGGCGGGGATGAGGGAGGCGCCGTCGTCGTCGCGCTCACAGATCACGATCTCCTCGGGCAGGAGGCGATCCGTGAGAGCGGGGGAGTGGGTGGCGACAATGAACTGGGTGAGCGCGCTGGCCTCGCGCAATCGCTCCACGATCAGCCGCAGCGCCTGCGGATGAAGACCGTGGTCGATCTCCTCGATGCATGTGAGGGCGGGAGGAGCTGGGTCGTAGAGCAAGGCCAGGAGGCCGAGTAGTCGGACGGTTCCGTATGAGGCGTCGGCAAGAAAGGTTGGGCGGCGCAGTCCGCGCTCCAGTAGTACGACGGACACGCGTTCTGCGCTTCCGCCTGTGTGCGCGAACGTGATGTCTGCCAGCTGAGGGAGCACCGAGCAGGCGTCGTCGACCAGCCTTTGCCAGCGGTCTTCGTCTTGGCTGAGCAAATACATGAAGGCGGCCAGGTTTTCCGCCCTGGAGGACAACTTGTCGTTTCTCTGCACCAGATGAGAGAGGGTTTCGGGGCGAGAAGGCTGCCGGGCAGCGTCCACGTTCACGTCGAAGACGCGGAAGGAGGAGAGCTGGTCCGCCACCAGAGACACCTCAGTGCCGCCCTCTGTTTTGGCCAGCCGGGGCAATGTGGAAAGTCCACTGCTGAGCCGTTGGATGCCGAACTCGCTGCTGTCCTCAAACCCCGCGCTTGACCGCGTGTCGGCGACTGTGGCGCGCTCGCCCGACACGGTGATGCGACGCCCCTTCCCCCTGGTGCGTTTGAACTGGAAGCTCTCGCTGCGGGTGAGTCGATAACGCCCGTCGTCCCGGTTGCTGGGGGCTGAGTAGCGCCGGACCTTCAGGTCGTACTCGTCGGGGGCGTTCGGGCTGGAGTGGGTTGTCCAGGTCGCCTTGAGCCGAATCCGGAGGGTGGTCGGAGGCTTGGGCCCACCCCAGAACGCGACCTCGTCGAACCCGCCCCGGGTTTCGAGGGCGGGTTCGAGGTCGGTTCTGATGATGTCGGCGAGCAGGTCGAAGACCTTGAGGACATTCGACTTGCCGACACCGTTCGCGCCGACGAGAACTGTCAGAGGACCTAACGGGATGGTGACGTCCCGAAGGCTCCGGAAGTTCTCCACGTGCAGTTCGAGCAACTGTCCTGGCATGGACGGAACCTATCGGGAGGTGTCGGGTGGCCGGGGGGACGGCGTGGCTCTCGTTGGCGCGGGTCGCTGACGGTCAACCATCTGCCCGGACCTTGTGGCGATCGGCGGCCGGTTCGGGTGGGGTCCAACGCCCGGCGGCAATCTCGGCATCCAGTCGGGCTTGGAAGTGCGCGTGCGCGGCTGTCATCTCGAACTCACGGTCCGCCTTGTAGAAGGGGGCCTGATAGCCGACCGGAGGCGGGGTCTGCTCAGGGGCTTCCAGATGCGCGAGGAGATCGAGGTAGTCCTGCTTCGTCTGACCGTGGCCGTAGGTGTTGAAGTCGGCAGCGATCTTGCGGCCGTTGGCGTCGAAGTACGTGGCCGCCTCGTAGTCGTGCAACTGCGGGTATCGCGAATTGAAGATGGCGACGAGTTGGTCTGCGGTGATGCCGAGCCAGACGGAGACTAGGGCGTCGATCTCGACCAGCGCGGCCCGCCTCTCGTGCTCGGTGCGGAGAGGGGTGTTGTACTCCCAGGTTGACGTGAGGCCGGCGGCGAGCAACTTAAGACCTGGCCAGTGAGGGTTGGCCCAATCTTCGTAACCTGCCCAGCGCATGTCGAACAGCTCGGTCCAGAGGGGGGCGTAGTGGGCCGTGAGGGTGTTCAAGCGGAGAGCACGCAGGAGGAGAGCGCTCGCGAGCGGGTGTTTCGCATTGGGAGCGGGCATCTTGCGGGCCTCCGCAACGCGCAGGTCGGAACGGCCGGTGATGCGCAGCAGGTAGTCGAGCGGTAGGGAAGCCCAGAAACCTGCAGCAAGCACGGTCAGGTGGTTGTCTGGCAGGGCCATTGAATGCACCGCGTCGACATGCGCAGGACCGGGCGGGATGAGAGCTGCTTGCAGGCTGCGGCTGGTGTTGAAGGGGATCATCCTCCGCCAGGCCAGCCGGAAGTACGTAGTGAACGGCTTTCCGAGCCAGGTGTCCTGAGCTGATAGGTACATCGTCTCGTCGGTGGCCCTTACATAGTTAGTCACCGGGATGTGGCTTTCGGGAAGCTCCATAAGCGCGAGCGAGTTCCAGTCCCTGTTACTCCGGCAAGGGATTCTCGGCTCCTTCGAGAAGGGAAGCGCCGATGCGAAGTGGGGCCCTTGAAGGATGACATCCATGAGTTTCGGGACGCCTTGGTTGCCCCAGCGGATCAGCCCGTCCTTTTTAGCTCCGGACTCCTCGTATCCCCTTGAGATCATGGGGTGGTAATCAGCCAGGCTACTGGGATAGGCGGCCAGCGCCTCGATCGCTCCCTGCTCGCCGACGAGAAGCGGGTACAGCAGAGGGGTCTGTTCCGCTTTAGCTGTCGAGCCTGTCAGATCCTGCCAACTGGTCAGCAAAGCAGCGTCCACACGTACCACGCGCTCGTGATGTGGTCGGATGTCCCATGAGCCGTTGTACTTGATGCCAGGGGCTACGCCGCGTCCGTCATGGGCCAGCGAAGCAGGCAGGACCTCGGCGTCGCGGAGCTGGCTAACGTGCAAGAAGTCCGGATCTTGTGACGTGCCGTAGATGTGCATCCCAAATTGCTGGGCACGGTCAAGATCTTCGAACGCCCAGTTGGCCGAGTTCACAAAGTGTGCGTGTACTCGTAGATGGCGATACGTGGCGGCCCGGATGATGCCCTCGTGAACCCCACCGAAGTGCGTGTCCGGATGGATCATGCCCGCACTGCCGTG
Protein-coding sequences here:
- a CDS encoding dCTP deaminase: MILTGRQIEAAVDAAEIVIHPFDPSRMNPNSYNYTLGRQLKFTEGDLDARREVTWHSITIGYEGYLLVPGQLYLASTAEVIGSDTYVTSLIGRSSLGRLGLFVQVTADLGHQGAVHCWTLELTVVQPLRVVPGMPLGQVSFWTTTGSVTAYEGMYGQTSSPTPFWPQSLA
- the dcd gene encoding dCTP deaminase; its protein translation is MILTGKEIIRQHRLQRIEIEPFDPEQVNPNSYDFRLGTEILTYRNKELDVQVQQPTVRTQLTDTGLVLQPDRVYLGSTMEKMGSDHYVPIIRGKSSLGRLGLFVNITADLIDIGSHNNWTLQFHAVQPVRIYPGMRIGQVTFWVPVGTIKLYAGKYQGSVGPRPSEAFRDF
- a CDS encoding helix-turn-helix domain-containing protein, whose translation is MGSDVETEATGSPEPGSGILRVFGRQLKRFRLRAGLERAEFGARTGYSASTIAAFEQGRRVPPPRFIDVADEVLDAGCVLQEMKEEVAKAQFPAFFRDAARLEAEAVELHAYDTHVVKGLLQTEEYTRALLRMRRPLLTEEIIEQRVAARLARQEVFARVDRPLFSFVMEESVLLRRLGGPDVMRGQLEQILLTGQQRNVEVQIMPLDREDNAGVDGGFTLYMRKGGEQVGYLETQGRSTLVTDREEVRVLSARYGIIRAQALAPRESLSYIEKLLGEP
- a CDS encoding DUF397 domain-containing protein, with protein sequence MTPRTKNTADSSLTWFKSSYSGAEGGDCVEAATSPQTIHVRDSKDTARPGLTVGTDAWTMFVGYTIRALD
- a CDS encoding AAA family ATPase, producing MPGQLLELHVENFRSLRDVTIPLGPLTVLVGANGVGKSNVLKVFDLLADIIRTDLEPALETRGGFDEVAFWGGPKPPTTLRIRLKATWTTHSSPNAPDEYDLKVRRYSAPSNRDDGRYRLTRSESFQFKRTRGKGRRITVSGERATVADTRSSAGFEDSSEFGIQRLSSGLSTLPRLAKTEGGTEVSLVADQLSSFRVFDVNVDAARQPSRPETLSHLVQRNDKLSSRAENLAAFMYLLSQDEDRWQRLVDDACSVLPQLADITFAHTGGSAERVSVVLLERGLRRPTFLADASYGTVRLLGLLALLYDPAPPALTCIEEIDHGLHPQALRLIVERLREASALTQFIVATHSPALTDRLLPEEIVICERDDDGASLIPAITTSDVRAIVEESGDLPLGELWFSGVLGGDLTGDEL